GCCACCAGCTCGCCCGAGCACATCTTCCCCTCCACGGCTTCGCTGATTCAGGACGCGCTGGGGGCGCTCCATGCCGGCGCCTTCGACCTCAGCGCCGCCTGTTCGGGCTTCGTCTATGCCATCTCGGTGGCGACCAGCATGATCAGTTGCGGCCAGGCTGACAATGTGCTGGTCATCGGCGCCGAGACCTTGTCGCGCCTGGTCGATTGGTCGGACCGAAATACCTGTGTCCTCTTTGGCGATGGGGCCGGCGCGGTGCTGCTTCAGGCCAGTGCGCTGCCCGGCGGTGTACTCTCGACCGTGCTGGGCAGCGATGGCTCCGGTGGAGATCTGCTGATCGTCCCGGCCGGCGGCAGCCGCCAGCCCGCCACCCTGGAGACGGTGGCTTCGGGCCAGCACTTCATCAAGATGGATGGCAAGGCGGTGTTTCGGTTTGCCACCCGCGTCATGGCCGAGGCCACGCGGCAGGCGCTGGACAAAGCCGGGGTGAGTGTGGGCGAGGTCGATCTGGTCATCCCCCACCAGGCCAACGAGCGCATCATCCGCTCGTCGATGAAGGCGCTGGGCCTGCCGGAGGAAAAGGTCTTCATCAATTTACAGTCCTATGGCAATACTTCCACGGCCTCAATCCCCATCGCGCTCTGCGAGGCGATTGCCCAGGGCCGCTTGCGTCCGAACGACAATGTGGTGATGGTTGGTTTCGGCGCCGGCCTGACCTGGGCGGCCACGGCCATCCGTTGGGCCACACCGGGCGCACGGCAAGCGCCGGCCTGGCGGGCCGGGCAGCGTTCGGCCACCTATGGCCTGGCGCGAGTGCGGTCGCGGCTGTTGAACTACAGTCGCAAGGTGGAAGGAAGTCTGGCGACCGAGGGGGATGGCATCAGCAAGACGCTGACCGAGCGGATCGAGGGCTGGCGGCGCTATCGCACCGGACGCTGACGATCCTGGCCGGCGCCGTTTCGAGGCGCGGTTCATCACTTGGGGCGCCGGCTCCGCCAGTCGCACCGTCGGAAACCGGAAACGGGTCGGGCTTTGACGAACCGTGCGCTGTTGGGGTACGATCAGGGCGTGGTGAACGATAGAACGACCCACCAGCCCCCATCGTCTGCCGATGAACATCTGCGCCCTTCGGTCACGGTTGATCTTGTCCTCTTCACTTTTGCCGAAGGCGAACTGCGGGTGCTGCTGATCAAGCGGCGACATCCGCCTTTTGCCGCTTCCTGGGCCTTGCCGGGCGGCTTCGTCGGCATCGGCGAACGCATCGAAGACGCCGCCGCCCGCGAACTGGCCGAAGAAACGGCCGTGGAAGGCGTCTATCTCGAGCAGCTTTATACCTTTGGCGAACCCAATCGCGACCCACGCGGACGGGTGATCACCGTCGCCTACTTCGCCATCGTCGGCGCCGATGTGGTGCAGCAGGCCCATGCCGGGGCCGAGGCCAGCGAGACGGGCTGGTTCAGCGTCTATGATCTGCCGCCACTGGCGTTCGACCACGCCCGCATCATCTCCTATGCCCTGCAACGGTTGCGCTACAAGCTGGAATACACCGCCCTGGGCTTCCTGCTCTTGCCCGACGAGTTCACCCTCAGCGAGTTGCAGCAGGTGTATCAGGTGGTGCTGTGCGAACCGCTGGACAAACGCAATTTCCGCCGCAAGATCCTGACCCAAGGCATCCTCGAAGACACGAGTAAACTCCGCTTCGGCGATCACCGCCCGGCCAAACTCTACCGTTTTGCCGCTGCGGCCATCGAGCTAGAGAAGGCGCGCCGCCGTTTTCCCTGACCATACTCCCCAGGAGCAGCCATGTACAAGCACATTTTGATTCCCCTCGACGGTTCCGACCTGGCCGAACAGGCCGTGACCGAAGCCAGAAAACTGATCGGCCCCGAAACCACGATCACCCTGTTCCAGGTCATTCGCTTGCCCCTGCCGGTGATGTCGCCGGATGTGGGCCTGAGTATGCCTGTGATCGAAATGGACGATCTGATGAACGAGGCGATGGCCTATCTGAACAAGGTGGCGGCCGAACTGGCCACCGAGGGGATCGAAGCCAAATGCGAGGTGGTGGAGGCCGACAATGTGGCCGACGCCATCACCGACTTTGCCCGCGGCCACAGCGTCGATTTGATCATCAAGACCACCCACGGCCGCGGCGGGCTGAGCCGGCTGGTGTTTGGCAGCGTGGCCGAGGGCGTGGTGCGGCATGCGCCCTGCCCCGTGCTGTTGATCCGGGCGGCGCTGGTGCACTCCTGACCCGATCGGTATCGCCAGCGTCAGCGTGCGGCTATCCCTCCGAACCGCCAGCGTCAGCGTGCGGCTATCCCTCCGAACCGCCAGCGTCAGCGTGCGGCTATCCCTCCGAACCGCCAGCGTCAGCGTGCGGCGATGCGGGCCTCAGCCAGCAGCCAACAAGGAGATGACGACATGTACCATACGATCTTGATCCCACTGGACGGTTCGACCCTGGCCGAGCAGTCGCTGCACCACATCCAGCAGGTGGCAGCCCCAGCTGCGCGGGTGATACTGATCCAGGTCGTGCATTCCCCGACCCCCATCGTGGCCCCCGAGATGGCCGTGCCCCTGCCGACGGGCGGGCTGGAGGAGGTGAGAGACGAGGTGATGGCCTATCTGCGTTCGGAGGCCGAGGGTCTGGCTGCCGGACAGGTGCAGGTGAACATCGACGCCATCGAAAGCGATGATGTGGCCGCTGCCATCGTCGGCTATGCCAAAGACCACGGCTGCGACCTGATCATCATCTCGACCCACGGCCGTGGTGGCCTGAGCCGGCTGGTGTTTGGCAGTGTAGCCGAGAATGTGGTGCGGCACGCGCCCTGCCCGGTGTTGGTGATGCGGCCGAGTTAGCTCCGCCGGTCAAGAGCGCCATTCCCATTCTTTCCAGGAATTGCGGGATTGCCCTCCCAAAAGCTGTACATCTCGACCATCGTGATGCGCGCAGTCAAGAGCGCGTTGCCTGCTTTGGACGCAGTCAAGTCCCGGATCCAGGTCGATCCAGTTTCGTCTACATAGCGTTTGCCGAGTGCGCTGGTGTCGAGATAGAAGGAGGCCGGCATCAATAGGACTCCATTCGTTCGGCTATGATCAACTCGGAGATAGGCCCGGCCATTGCCAAAGCCGCGACTGCCGATGACAACGCCGCTTCCGAGACAGGGTGAGCAGACCCGGAGTCAGTTTGCGGTTCAATCAGACCAGCAACGTGCAACGCTTCATACACTTTTTGGCGGTGAGCCAATTTCTTCTGAGCGCGTGTCACTCGCGGGACGATGCGCAACTCGATTGCCTCATGCTCCGGTAAAGAAAGTGGCTGTAGCGGGCGCAAGACGCCTTTTTCATAGATGGCGGTAAAGGTAAGGCCCATGTTCGAACTCCTTGATCCGACATTCTAGCACGAGGCCGGAGGACGAACAACCATCGATCACTGGTCGGCGTCTCCCCACCGCGCTAACGCCGGCCAGTGCAGCTGCGAAAAGGCGTGGTACAGCCGTCTGCGCACGTCGTCCTTGAGCCGGGCGCGGTATAGCCCCAGCAATGGCGCCCATTGGCACAGCCAGCGCCAGATCAAGGCGGCGTCGAGCTGGCGAGCGAACGAGTCTGGGTCGAGAACGCGCCCCCGCCGCGCCAGCGCCGCCAGATAGACGCCGATCATCTCGTCCCACGACAAGGGCGGATGGGCATCGGGGTAGGCCCAGGGGTGCAGATAGGTGGCCAGGTCCAACGCCGGCGGTCCGGCGGAGGCCAGCTGCCAGTCATACCACACCCGCTCGCGCCCATCCAGGCTGATGGCGATGTTCTGAAAACCGGCATCGCCGTGCAGGAGGGTGAATGGGCTTTGGTTGAGCGTCTCTAGCAGCGGGGCGGGCGAGGCAGCCAGGGCCAGCAGGCGGGTCAAGCGCGGCGCGGTGAGGGTCTCGTCGAATTCGGCCTCGGCCAGGAGGATCTCCAGACTACGCACGGCGTCGGCCAAGAGGTCGGGGGCGTCGAGGGTGGTAGGGTGGGCCAACCAGGGCCATTCGGTCAGGGCCAAAGCAGAAGCCTGCCAATAGGCGGCGTGCAGGCGGGCCAGGTCGGCAAGGGTGTTCTCCACATCCGCCCGCTCCCAATCGGCCAGCCAATGCGAGGTGGGTTTGGCGGGAGGGAGGGGCAACAGCCAGAGGTCGCCGCTCACCAGGTCGAAGGCCACGGCGGTGGGCATGGCGATGGGCGCTTTGCCGGCCAGATGGACGTAGACCTGAACCTCGCGCTGCGGCGCCCCGCGCAGAAACGCGCCCTCGACCACCGCGCCCCGCTTGTGCACCAGCGTCATGCTCGACTGGATCCCCGCCCGACGCAGGTTCAGCCGCCAGTAGGCCAGGGTGCTGCCCGAAAGACCCCCGCTGAACGGCTGCCGCTGGAGGCTGGTGACGGTGGCGGCGGGCGAAGCCAGCCATCGACGCAGACCCCACAGCAGGGCCGGGGGCAGATCAACCGGCATCCTCCACCTCTCCGCCCAACAACTCGAACAACTCGTCCTGGCCCGACAGGGGGGCGAGGTTGATGTATTTCGTCTGCTCGGCCTGGATGAGACCGGCGGCGCCGCGGGGGTGATAGCCGATCACCAGGGCGGGGAAGCGCCGGCCGCCCATCTCCACCCGCGCGATCTGACTCCGGTTGAGCCGGTGACTCCCCCGCAGCGGCGTGCGATAGAGGAGGGTGTGGCCGTCGAAGTCGGCGCCGGCCAGGCTGCCGAGAACCATGAAGAAGGCGACGACGGCCACGCCGGCGGCAAAAATCGCCAACAAACGGTCGGATGTCCGCCAGGCTTCGCTGCCGAGCAGGATGGCGCCGAGCGCCAGCAAGACCGTGGCCAGACGAAAGATCGGGGTGGGCGAATAGTGTTTCACGACCTGGTCAGGCGAGGCTTTTGACATAGCTGTAGCCCGTCAGTGGCAGTTCCTGCATCCCGACATGCAGCAGCAGGCCCTGCAGGTCGGCGTCGGTGTGGTTGATGTCCACCACCAGTCGTTGTACCCCCCGTGTGACCAGTTCGTTCAGGCAGCGGAGAAGCAGCCAGCGCCCCAAACCCCGGCGACGAGAGGCTGGCGCCACGCACAGTCCGAGCAAGGAGGCGGTGGAGACGCCGGTGTGCTGCGAGACTTCGGGCAGCAGCGCGCATTCGATCTCGGCCAGGAATTCGGCGCGGGCGGAGGCGGTCAGGCTGAAGCCCTGGGCGGTGACGGCGATTTTCAGATCCAGCGCCGCTATCTGCGGCAGATGTTCGACGACATAATCGCCGAAGAGCATTTCGTACAGGAGCCAGCGTTGGCTGATGCGATAACCGGCGCGGCCCAACGCGCCCATGATCTCCAGGTCGCCGCCCACCAGCGCCCCACGGCCGGCCAGATGGCAGGGGTAGCCGCCCCGGATGGGAAAGGCGACCACTTGGGCGACTTCCTGGCGGCGGAAGTAGGCGTCGGCGGCGGCCAACAGGGCGGGGGCGGCGGTCGTCGCGCCTTTGGGCAGCACGGCCAGGTGCCGGAGGAAGCCAGCGCGCGTAAGGCGGTCGTCATCCTGCAAGCGCCCGATGGTGCAATGGGCAAAGCCGATGGTGTGCCCGTCCAGAGTCGCCGTCAGCCAGCCCTCCGGGTCCAGCGTCCATTCGGCCACTGGAGCGGGGTCGTGGAGCAACACCAGTTGGCGAAAGGTCTTCGGGTCGAGCGGCCAGTGGTAGGGGAGGGCGGCCGTCGCCTGGTTGAACAGTTCGGTGACGGCGGCCAGGTCGCGGTGGCGGAGGGGGGTGATTTCGAGCATTGGGGGGCAGGGGGCAGGGGGCAAGTGGCAAGTGGCAGAGCTTGTCCCTTCGCTCCGCTCAGGGCAGGCTCTGAGTGAAACGAAGGATCGCAGGTGGCAGGGGGCGGAGGGCGGGGGGCAGGGGGCAGGTCGCGGGTGGCAGGGGGAAGGGGACAGGGGGCAGGGGGCAGAGGGCGGAGGGCGGGGCTTGTCCTGAACGCAGCAAATTTCATCCCGTTGGTGTCATCGCCGCAGGTTTTGCCAGGCGGCGGCAAGCATGAGCAGGCCGGCGGCGATGAGCAGAAAGGAAGAAGCGCGGATGAGCCGGCCCAGGCGGGCGGTTGTCAGTTGCTGCGCCCGGCTGAAGAGCCAGGCGATGACCATCTTGCTGCCGATGAGGGTGAGGTAGAAGCCGGCGACGAAGGCGGCGGCGCCGGCCGGCTGCTGGCGCCAGGCCCGCACCACGGTGGGGGCGCCGACCGCAGCCCAAAACAGGTAGGGGTGCGGGTTCATGAAGTTGATCAGGGCGCCGTGCCACAAGTCCTGACGGGCGCTGGTGGTAGGCGTCAGGACGATGGCGCCGGCCGAATGCCGGTAAGCATCGATGCCCAGCCAGATGACGAAGAGGCCGCCCACGATCAGCAGGTAGTCGAGGTACTCTGGCGGCAGTCTGCCGACCAGGAGGACGGCGACGGCGATGATGGGCAGGTCGGTGAGGATCGGCGCCAGGGTGACGCGCAGCCCGCTGGCCAGTCCGCCGGCCAGGCTGCGCTGGATGACCAGGGCCAGGAGCGGGCCGGGCGCAATCCCGGCGCTGAAACCCAGGGAGAGGCCGAGGAGAAGATAGGGCATCAGGCGGCGGGGTGAGAGCGCAGGCCGAGGATGTGGTAGAGCAGGATCGAACCGGCGACGGCGGCGTTGAGCGAGTCGATGCGGCCAATCATGGGCAGTCTCAACAGCCAGTCGCAGGTTTCGGCCACCAGGCGGCCGAGACCGAAACCTTCGGAGCCGACGACCACGGCCAGGGGGCCGGCCAGGTTGGGTTGGGTGTAGGGCAACGAGCGGGGGCCGGCCTCCAGCCCGGCAATCCACAGCCCGGCTGCCTTCAGCCGCCCCATCGTCGCCACCAGGTTCGTCTCCTGGCAGACCAACAGGTGCTCCACGGCCCCGGCCGAGGCGTTGACGACGGCTGGCGTCACCTCGGCCGCACGGTGGCGGGGGAGGACGACGCCGTGGACGCCGCAAGCCTCAGCCGTGCGCAGCAGCGTCCCCAGGTTTTGCGGGTCTTGCACACGGTCGAGCAGCAAGAAGAAGGCATCCTGGTCGCGCGCCCTTGCCAGCGCCAGGGCGGCGTCCACATCGGCGTAAGGGTAGGGGCCGGCGGCCAGGAGCAGGCCCTGATGGTTAGCCCCGTGCAGCCAGTCATCCAGTTGCTCCCGCTCCACCGTCTGGATGCCTGCGCCCGCCCGCCGCGCCAGGGCCAGGCTTTCGTCCACGAGCGGATGCGGTTGCAGGCCCCGGGCCAGAAACAGTTGCCCGGCCTTGCGCCTGCCGGCTCGAAGTGTCTCGCGCACGGCCTGGCGGCCGTAGATCAGGTCGGCGCCAGGCCGGGGGCCGGGCCTTACATCTCCCATCGCCAGGTCGTCCCCTCGCGCGTGTCCTCCAGCACAACGCCCAACTCGGCCAGCCGGATGCGCACCTGGTCGGCCAGCGCCCATTGTTTGGCCTGGCGCAGCCCGGTGCGGGTCGCGACCAGCAGATCGATGAAGGGAGCGGCGCCGGTAGAGCGGCCTTGTTGCGGTTCGGTCAGGTCCAGCCCCAACACCCCGGCAAATTCTTGCAGACCGGCCTGGGCCTCCGCCAGGGCCTCGTCGCCCACCCCGGCATCGCGGGCGCTGTTGATGGCTTTGACCAGGTCGAAGAGGTGGCCCAGGGCGCCGGCGCTGTTGAAATCGTCATCCATCGCCTCGATGAAACGCTCACGGGCGTTTTGCAGCGCCTGGCTGAGCGATTCGACCTCGGGGCCGGCGACCAGGCGTCCGCTGGGGGGGCGCAAGGCCCCGCGCAGGCGGTCGAGGCCGCGCTCGGCTTGTTCGACCACGTCGTCGCCAAAGACGAGCGGTTTGCGATAATGCGACCCCAGCACCAGCAGCCGGAAGGCGTCGGGGCTGTGCTCGGCCAGGAAGTCGTCGATGCCGATCATGTTGCCCAGGGACTTGGACATTTTCTCGCCGCGCAGTTGCAACATACCGTTGTGCAGCCAGTAGGTGGCCATGGGCGCGCCGTTGCAGCTTTCGCTCTGGGCGATCTCGTTTTCGTGGTGCGGGAAGATGAGGTCGTTGCCGCCGCCGTGGATGTCGATGCTGACGCCCAGGTGGCGCCGGGCCATGGCCGAGCATTCGATGTGCCAACCGGGGCGGCCCAAGCCCCACGGGCTGGGCCAGGCCGGTTCGTCGGCGGCCTTCTGGCGTTTCCAGAGGGCGAAATCGGCGGCATCGTCTTTGAGTTCGTCGCCGAACCGCTGGCGTGTGCTGCTGACGGCGTGCTCGATGCTGCGCCGGCTGAGTTTGCCATAGTCCGCGTCGCTGCCGACGCGAAAGTAGACATCGCCCTCGGATTCGTAGGCGTGGCCCCGGTCGATCAACGATTGCACCATGGCGATGATCTCGTCGATGGTGGTGGAGACGCGCGGGGTGACGGTGGGCGGCAGGATGCGCAGCCGGGCCATCTGGTCGCGAAAGCGGTCGATGTAGCGTTGCGCCAACTGCATGGAGTCTTCGCCGGCGGCGCGGGCGCGGTTGATGATCTTGTCGTCCACGTCGGTGAAGTTCATGGCGTGGAGGACGCGATAGCCACGAAATTCGAGATAGCGGCGGATGATGTCGAACACCAGCGCCGACATGCCGTGGCCGATGTGGGCGTCGTCATAGACGGTGGGGCCGCAGACGTATAGGCGCACGACGCCCGGCTCCAGGGTCTGGAACAGTTCGAGCTGGCGGGTGAGGGTGTTGTAGACGCGGAGGGGCATGGGGGGCGTGAAACGTGAGGCGTGAAACGTGAAACGTGAGGCGTGAAACGTGAGGCGTGAAACGTGAGGCGTGAAACGTGAGGCGTGGTGCGTGGTGCGTGGTGCGTGGAACGTGAGGCGTGGTGCGTGGTGCGTGAAACGTGAGGCGTGAAACGTGAGGCGTGGTGCGTGGTGCGTGGTGCGTGGTGCGTGGAACGTGAGGCGTGGTGCGTGGTGCGTGGTTCTGTGCGATGGGCGCCACGGAACACGGAATACGGAACCCGGAACCCGCCTCAACCCAGGGTGGCGAAGATCATGCGGCCGGCGCTGGTTTGCAGGACTTTGGTCACGGTAAGCTCGACTTCCTTGCCCAGGTAACGGACGCCGTTCTCGACCACGACCATGGTGCCATCGTCGAGAAAGCCAACGCCCTGGTCGATTTCTTTGCCTTCCTGGATCACGCGCAGCCGCAGCCGCTCGCCGGGCAGCAGGATCGACTTCACGGCATTGGCCAGATCGTTGAGGTTGAGGACGGTCAGCCCCTGCAGCGCCGCCACCCGGTTGAGGTTGAAGTCGTTGGTCAGCAGGCCGAAGTTGTGGTCGCGGGCCAGGGCCAGGAGTTTTTCGTCTACCTCGCGCACGCCGGGGGCGTCGAGGTCGCTGATCGTCAGCCGCGCCACCGGCACGGATTTGAGCGCGTCCAGGACTTCCAATCCTCGGCGGCCGCGCGTCCGGCGCTGCGGGTCGGCGGAATCGGCGATGTAGTGCAGTTCGGCCAGGACGAAG
This genomic stretch from Caldilineales bacterium harbors:
- the cysS gene encoding cysteine--tRNA ligase, whose translation is MPLRVYNTLTRQLELFQTLEPGVVRLYVCGPTVYDDAHIGHGMSALVFDIIRRYLEFRGYRVLHAMNFTDVDDKIINRARAAGEDSMQLAQRYIDRFRDQMARLRILPPTVTPRVSTTIDEIIAMVQSLIDRGHAYESEGDVYFRVGSDADYGKLSRRSIEHAVSSTRQRFGDELKDDAADFALWKRQKAADEPAWPSPWGLGRPGWHIECSAMARRHLGVSIDIHGGGNDLIFPHHENEIAQSESCNGAPMATYWLHNGMLQLRGEKMSKSLGNMIGIDDFLAEHSPDAFRLLVLGSHYRKPLVFGDDVVEQAERGLDRLRGALRPPSGRLVAGPEVESLSQALQNARERFIEAMDDDFNSAGALGHLFDLVKAINSARDAGVGDEALAEAQAGLQEFAGVLGLDLTEPQQGRSTGAAPFIDLLVATRTGLRQAKQWALADQVRIRLAELGVVLEDTREGTTWRWEM
- a CDS encoding NUDIX hydrolase — translated: MNDRTTHQPPSSADEHLRPSVTVDLVLFTFAEGELRVLLIKRRHPPFAASWALPGGFVGIGERIEDAAARELAEETAVEGVYLEQLYTFGEPNRDPRGRVITVAYFAIVGADVVQQAHAGAEASETGWFSVYDLPPLAFDHARIISYALQRLRYKLEYTALGFLLLPDEFTLSELQQVYQVVLCEPLDKRNFRRKILTQGILEDTSKLRFGDHRPAKLYRFAAAAIELEKARRRFP
- a CDS encoding universal stress protein, giving the protein MYKHILIPLDGSDLAEQAVTEARKLIGPETTITLFQVIRLPLPVMSPDVGLSMPVIEMDDLMNEAMAYLNKVAAELATEGIEAKCEVVEADNVADAITDFARGHSVDLIIKTTHGRGGLSRLVFGSVAEGVVRHAPCPVLLIRAALVHS
- a CDS encoding GNAT family N-acetyltransferase; the encoded protein is MLEITPLRHRDLAAVTELFNQATAALPYHWPLDPKTFRQLVLLHDPAPVAEWTLDPEGWLTATLDGHTIGFAHCTIGRLQDDDRLTRAGFLRHLAVLPKGATTAAPALLAAADAYFRRQEVAQVVAFPIRGGYPCHLAGRGALVGGDLEIMGALGRAGYRISQRWLLYEMLFGDYVVEHLPQIAALDLKIAVTAQGFSLTASARAEFLAEIECALLPEVSQHTGVSTASLLGLCVAPASRRRGLGRWLLLRCLNELVTRGVQRLVVDINHTDADLQGLLLHVGMQELPLTGYSYVKSLA
- a CDS encoding antitoxin family protein, translated to MGLTFTAIYEKGVLRPLQPLSLPEHEAIELRIVPRVTRAQKKLAHRQKVYEALHVAGLIEPQTDSGSAHPVSEAALSSAVAALAMAGPISELIIAERMESY
- a CDS encoding aminoglycoside phosphotransferase family protein; amino-acid sequence: MPVDLPPALLWGLRRWLASPAATVTSLQRQPFSGGLSGSTLAYWRLNLRRAGIQSSMTLVHKRGAVVEGAFLRGAPQREVQVYVHLAGKAPIAMPTAVAFDLVSGDLWLLPLPPAKPTSHWLADWERADVENTLADLARLHAAYWQASALALTEWPWLAHPTTLDAPDLLADAVRSLEILLAEAEFDETLTAPRLTRLLALAASPAPLLETLNQSPFTLLHGDAGFQNIAISLDGRERVWYDWQLASAGPPALDLATYLHPWAYPDAHPPLSWDEMIGVYLAALARRGRVLDPDSFARQLDAALIWRWLCQWAPLLGLYRARLKDDVRRRLYHAFSQLHWPALARWGDADQ
- a CDS encoding universal stress protein, with protein sequence MYHTILIPLDGSTLAEQSLHHIQQVAAPAARVILIQVVHSPTPIVAPEMAVPLPTGGLEEVRDEVMAYLRSEAEGLAAGQVQVNIDAIESDDVAAAIVGYAKDHGCDLIIISTHGRGGLSRLVFGSVAENVVRHAPCPVLVMRPS
- the rlmB gene encoding 23S rRNA (guanosine(2251)-2'-O)-methyltransferase RlmB, translating into MGDVRPGPRPGADLIYGRQAVRETLRAGRRKAGQLFLARGLQPHPLVDESLALARRAGAGIQTVEREQLDDWLHGANHQGLLLAAGPYPYADVDAALALARARDQDAFFLLLDRVQDPQNLGTLLRTAEACGVHGVVLPRHRAAEVTPAVVNASAGAVEHLLVCQETNLVATMGRLKAAGLWIAGLEAGPRSLPYTQPNLAGPLAVVVGSEGFGLGRLVAETCDWLLRLPMIGRIDSLNAAVAGSILLYHILGLRSHPAA
- a CDS encoding ketoacyl-ACP synthase III → MNGNGASSHSSGSAQAGQQRYAHIVGWGMAAPERVVTNHELAQIVDTSDEWIRSRTGIEQRRVAIDPRETTATLGAKAGRAALAVADLPAHKLDLIICATSSPEHIFPSTASLIQDALGALHAGAFDLSAACSGFVYAISVATSMISCGQADNVLVIGAETLSRLVDWSDRNTCVLFGDGAGAVLLQASALPGGVLSTVLGSDGSGGDLLIVPAGGSRQPATLETVASGQHFIKMDGKAVFRFATRVMAEATRQALDKAGVSVGEVDLVIPHQANERIIRSSMKALGLPEEKVFINLQSYGNTSTASIPIALCEAIAQGRLRPNDNVVMVGFGAGLTWAATAIRWATPGARQAPAWRAGQRSATYGLARVRSRLLNYSRKVEGSLATEGDGISKTLTERIEGWRRYRTGR
- a CDS encoding LysE family transporter, whose protein sequence is MPYLLLGLSLGFSAGIAPGPLLALVIQRSLAGGLASGLRVTLAPILTDLPIIAVAVLLVGRLPPEYLDYLLIVGGLFVIWLGIDAYRHSAGAIVLTPTTSARQDLWHGALINFMNPHPYLFWAAVGAPTVVRAWRQQPAGAAAFVAGFYLTLIGSKMVIAWLFSRAQQLTTARLGRLIRASSFLLIAAGLLMLAAAWQNLRR